The Lolium rigidum isolate FL_2022 chromosome 2, APGP_CSIRO_Lrig_0.1, whole genome shotgun sequence genomic interval ATCCATGCACAGACGATAAAGACTGGCTCTTTGTCAGATGTTGTTGTAAACAGCGCACTGGTAAACATGTATAGCAAGTGTGGATGCATCGAATATGCAACCAAAGCCTTTGTCGAAATGCCGACACGGACACTTGTCACATGGACCTCTATGATTTCTGGCTACTCGCAGCATGGACGATCGCAAGATGCGTTACAACTCTTTGAGGACATGATATTAGCTGGCGCTAAACCAAATGAGATCACATTTGTAAGTGTACTATCAGCCTGCAGCTACGCGGGTTTAGTCAAGGAAGCTGAGCGCTACTTCGACATGATGCAGAATGTGTATCAGATAGAGCCTCTTGTGGACCATTATGGATGCATGGTTGACATGTTTGTGCGGTTGGGCCGGTTGGATGATGCATTTTCATTCATCGAAAGAACAGGTTTCGAGCCGAACGAAGCCATCTGGTCCAGTTTGGTAGCTGGATGTCGGAGTCATGGGAACATGGAACTTGCTTTCTACGCTGCTGATAGGCTCCTTGAGCTCAAGCCAAAAGTAATTGAAACCTATGTATTGCTTTTGAACATGTACATTTCGACAAGTAGATGGCGGGATGTGGCAAGAGTGCGGAAACTGATCAAACACGAAGATGTCGGGGTTCTTAGAGATCGTAGCTGGATTACAATCAGAGACAAGGTGCATTTCTTCAGAGCTGAGGACAGAACTCACCCTCGAGCTACCGAGCTGTATCAACTATTGGAGAATTTGCTGGAAAAAGCAAAGGGCGTTGGGTATGAACCATACCAGAATGCTGAGTTATCTGTCAGCCAGGATGATGACAAGCCCGCTGCAGGTTCTTCACTAAAGCACCATAGTGAGAGGTTAGCCGTTGCTCTGGGGCTGCTCGAAACTCCTCCTGGTGCGACAGTCCGTGTCACGAAGAACATAACCATGTGCAGGGACTGCCACAGCTCTATTAAATTCTTCTCATTGCTTGCAAACAGAGAGATTGTTGTCCGGGACAGTAAACGGCTCCACAAGTTTAAGGATGGTCGGTGCTCATGTGGGGATTTTGGTGCACTCTTGTGATGTCAGAGATCTCACACCCACCCTACTCCAAGAACTCAAATTTTTTGCTCTGGAAACAGGATCAACTTACACAGGACTTGCTTGATGCAAGGTACCAAGTTGATCAATATTTTGTGACTTTTGTAGATTTTTGTATCAAATCAAGTCTTGTTCAGTCGGCATGGGTGACATATGAGTATGACCATAAACTCGATCAGATTTTCGAGATATGCTCACATACTTTCAAAAAGTAGGAGACTGAATATATGTGTAACTTGTAAATGGTAGCACCTgtcatactccctctgtttttgtAACACATTTTCCAGATACCACAGTAAAAGTTTGAAATAACAAATGGCTGCCATATAATATGCTTCGAACATTTAGTCCACACATTCAGTTTCTACACGCCCGGATAAGTTTAAAATAAAGTTTGGTAACTCATAAAATAGATCTTACCCTTATTAAAACGGTTACAGGAAAACATAGTGGCCTGACCACATCACTTTGAAATGTTCTTCAGTAACCAAGACAAAGAAACAGAATGTGTTGATTTGTACTCACGTTGCTCACAACGAGACAGAAGTGACTGAGGAATTTTCGAACACCTGAAGAAAAATAGCAAGCAGGAATAACACTATTATTTGGTAATGAAGCTAGCGAACCTTGAGATATGCAATGATTTAGTCCTTTAGTTTGACAATACTTTTGCCACTcctaacctttgttttatgcgacTACACTATGCATTATAAAGGTAGTATTTTACATACTCACCAATATGATCAGCATATTGTGTACAACCAGAGGGCATCATACCATCAACAGCGCTATTACATTTTCCTTATAAATATGTACAGACGTTCCATGTTGTGTgtaatcacacacacacacacccaatAATTCACTTAATTCTGATTACACAGCACCTTCCTGATCCTAACATCTTACAATAGTATGCCTGTATGTGTATAATATATCACCGCTGCGGAATTGATAGCGCTAGAAGTAAAATCAGAGTTTCAGCTGTTCCAGGTCTTCTCTGCCATCCTTCCAGTTGCCCTCTGTTTGCCCCTTGTCCATTGGAGGGTCACTCCTTAGGCCAGAGCTTGCGTCTTCTGTCTCACAGCAGCCCGGCCTCTCGGTCAGGAACTGTTCCCAGAACTTGTCATTCACCACGACAGGGGGAGCTGCAGGAGCCAGCTCAGTGGCAACTTGCGCATCCCCTCGTGGCGTCGTCGGGTCCGCTGTACCGACATCAGCTGATGAGTTCTGATTACCATCCTTGGTGGCCTCCAGTGGGTTTTCACTTCCTTCATCAGCGGTGCTCACATCTGCATTGGGGACTTGGCTTCTGTCGACACCCATCGAGCATGATGCGAGAGTAAGACTCAGGTGGCACGGGAAGAGCCCTTCGTCATTCACAGCTGGCGTAAAGCAAGCATCCTTGGTGGGACAGATGGAAGTCCCAGTATCAGAGAGTTCCATCGTTTGTGGCACCAGCGGAAGGTCTTCTGTCCCCATTCTATTGCACCCTGAATGCTTGCCATGAGGGCTACCGTTATCTTCGTGCGAACTTTGAGCACTGAGAGTGATGAGATTATTCTCTGTCATTGTGGGACAAAGCCCCAACTTAAGCTTATCGGAGAAGTGCTGATTCAACAGGTTGCCCATTTCTTGCTTGGAAGTGGTGCTATGGTCATCATAAAAACTAGTAGCTTCGGTGGCCCCAGTGGCGTGATCTAAGCCAGACAACCTTCTTTTCTTGTGGAAAGCATATGAGAAGATTGAGGATGCCTCTGCCATCTTAACAAGCTTCTGAACAAAAAGAGGGTTCTTGCTAGCTTGCTGCAGGAAGGCAATCATCTTGCCTTGCCGCTGCTCCATGTCAAGCACCCGTTGCTCAAGATCTTCAATCTGGAACATTGTTCCCGACTGCTGCTGCTTGAATTTCCAGAGTTCAGCCTGGAGGTTTGCTTTCTCCCGTGCAAGCCGGTCAATCTCATCCTCAAAGAATGCACGCTCATTATCAGGCAGCGCACCAGGTTGATGGCTGTGGCTGTGGATTGGCTTTCGCCTGTAGATATTCTTCAGCAGGTGCTTCTGCCCCTTGACAAAGTATTCGTTAGCGAACTCCCATCGCTCAGGGTCTACTTTACGGAATCCGTAGGTGTTGAGCTGGCGGATGAAGCTGGAGAAATTGCTGTGCTTGAAGTAGGTAGGCAGCAGCCGTGCAGCAAACTCCGGCGAATTCCAGACCACGAAGCTCGCATCCGACGTATCGCTCCAAGACACCACCACGTCCGTCGATGGGTCGTCCACCATCTCGTACGTCTTCAACAGGAACGGCGCTGGTccaccgcctccaccacctcctcctccgctggcccCACCAGAGGCTTCCATGCAACGCAATGGAGAGTGTCGCGGACTTCACTGCCAACGTTTCGGTTTCACAGCTTGGGGCTCAAGGTGTTGCTTGTTCCCTACAAAAAGTGTCATCAAGCCATGATAGCTATTAATATCATGTAAGAATAACCAATGTAACCAATAAAAACAGAATGCACACCTAGTGTCCTAGCAACAGATTAGCATTATATATATTGTATTCGTGTAATTCTTGAAAGTCAAGACTCAAGAGAAGCATGGGAGAGTTTAATGCATTATCTACATATGCAGTGAATACAATAATAAAAGAAACCTCGGGGACCGTCAAAATGTACATGGGAGAGTTTATTCCAAATATGCTAAGCATATCAGACTATACCATAGAAGAGCAGCACAGTTTACCACAATGACATACCATGCCACTATTTTACTACGCAGCCAAGACTAACAGTTGTCTGAGAATACATCAATAATAGTTTCACTCGCGTACATGCGGTGGCTCCTAAGAATATGTAAGCAGGAGAAAATGCTGCAAAATTTATGGTGGCCATCTGGGCACCTGCAAGATGTGAAGCATCAATATCCACTTTTTGCAGAAGGTATAGGATGTAGATGCTGGCTATTCAGAAGTGATACATGAATTCTTATCATTCTAAATCCCACTAACTGCTAGGTCTATCTCAAATGCTTCCCTAGGTCTACCCAATCCTGGGACATGCTCAAGCATCGCAAAAGAATTCTTCAAACCCCCCACCCAGGCACTCATAGTTGAAATCCAAGATTATCCATAAATTCCTCGAATCAATTAGCAAGAAAGAGAATAGGAGTCCTACTTCTTGGAATCGAAGAGGTTCTTGGAGTGGCAGGCCTGGGTGTCGGACGCCTCCTCCTTGAACGGCTCCTTGCTCGGTGTTGGGGTTTCGACACGGACCGCGAAAAGACTGCTACCGGCGGCGGTGACCGGTTTGCAAGACTCCCCTTGCCACGGATAACTCCGGGCGCGAGACTGGATCGAAGGACTGGACTAGATCGAGATTTGTGGGGAAGGAGGCAGCAGGTGAAGGAGAGCTCAAAGAGACAAAGGTAGACGAGAGAAGGTAGGTGACGATCAGCTGGGCAAACTTCACCCAGCCATAGTGGGCCTGGGCTATACCTGGCCCGTTACGCGCTTAGACGGCAGAGACGAGGCTCCGGAAGACAGCGAgaggtttctcaaaaaaaaaaaaggacagcGAGAGGAAGAAGATTTTGGTGAAAACTTGTGGTTTTGCGGCTCCCTTGGCTTGCTCAGGGGAGGATAAGAGGAGGGAGGGCTTCGAGGCATGTGGTGGAGCGGCTGCGGATACCACCCGTTCCGATTCTTGGAGGTAGGTCAGCAAACCCACTTGCCTTCATCGCCTCAAATCCTCGTTTCCTACCACCTGCTTGTGAAAATGCTCACGTGTACTTTGACCTCCACTTTACCGGAGTTTTTTTGCATGCTTCTGTTGCTGATCAACCCCTTAACCAGTTAGCCCAGAGAATGCAATAGCAGTAAGAAATTTGACACGTTTAGGGGACTGCTACTTCTTTTTCAGGAAGGATGGTTCCTTTTCTCAGGCACTACCGTGTCTTCGGAACTCATCGTCCCTTAGTACAAACAGCTGGGAGAAACCAGAACCTGAGTGGGGGTTGGTCTGTGCCGTGCGCACCAAATGGCAGTGGAACCTCCGTCTCTGACGGAAATGGTGCTCGGAAGGATTCTGCTTTGCCGGATAGTTTGCTTCGCGATGCCCGTGTTCTCTACTGTGCATCTCCTGCAATGGGTCATAACAAGGTAAGCTACTTCCAATCCTCTGTATCTTCTCTAGAGCAGCTTTTGCATCCAGTTCACAGGTATGACCATGTTACTTCTCTAGAGCAGTGTTTGCCTGTGTTTTGTTGTTGTAAGCTGAGTTTATCAGCATAACCTTGTTACCATCTTGCcgtggggctttattaatttaaagccggaCACGTTGTCCATTCTGTCTAAACAGTTCACAAGTATGATGATCTTCTCATGTATTCAGCAAATCAAACAGTGAAATTTAGCATCCATGTTTGTAACTAAAAGCTTACTACTGATCGAAAAAACAACATACAGTTCACTTTAATCTTTTTTGCATGTATCCAAATGACATTGAAGAGTATGTTTTACTTTGTTCAGAGAAATATGTGTGATAATATGTAGGTAAAGCAACATGTTTTTATCCTTTGTCATCTTCATGTGGTCTACCGCCTGTGGATCAGGATTTCAGGCCACAAAAACTTGATTGCAAATTGCTGAACAACACTCAGTAATTTAATTAGCTCTAGTATGCCTTTCTTTGATCAAGCCATCGAATATATAAATGCATGGTAATATAAAATAGTAAATTTTGATCAAACTGAGGGGGAATAAAGATTATAGACTTTAAATAGAACAGATTTTTATCTTTTGTTTGTAGATTGGCCTCCTGATCGAACTATTTACTTGCAACTTTAGTCTGTTACAGAAATGAGTTACTGTTGAACTATATTATACAGACATCCTGCTATCTAGTCGTACTGTATAAGTTTTGTGTCCAAAGTGTAAGTCCTGTAAATGAAAGGATGTAGCATAGCAAAGCAATGATAGTTGTATTTTCGGATTTATATTCTAATATATCATGGAAAATGATATTTAGGAATCACATCCAGAATCAAACAAAAGAGTGCCGGCAATAGTTGATGCTCTTGAAAAATTGGAGCTTACGCCCAAGGTAAGTAAAGAGAATTGCAGGAACACTTTGCCCTCTTAATTTTTTTTCCCTCAAACAACCCCTCTTATTCTTTTTTATATTATTTATTTAAGGTTTTAACTGGTTTATTTTTTGCCCTTAACTTCTAACTTCTCTGAGTACACTTCAGTTAAAAGTGGGATGTTCTGTTTCTGGAACATGTAATGGCATGTTCTTGCATGTCAAAACTGGAATTTATAGATAGATAAACGAAAATAACAACGTATAATTTGAGTTTTTTCAATAAAATCTGAATACACCTTTGATATCTCTTGCTAATAGTCTCATCTGTATCATATCTCACTGAAAAGATCAATGTTCTAACAGTATTTCATAACTAGGAGTATGTGACATCTTATTTGTTTTCTATCCAGCATCGCGGTTCGCAGGTTCTTGAAATTCAAAATTTCTACCCTGCTTCACTTGATGATGTTGCGAGAGTTCATTCAAGAACATACATTACTGGACTAGAAAAGGTAATTTTCATAAAGCTCTTTTTTTTTGTGGTCATACTTTGTAGGGATGAAGAACACATCTTCTGATCTGCATTACCTTCTTCCAATTAAAAGATTGAAAGTCTTGTAAATGGATGTACCAAATCTGCTTTGAAAAGTACAACAGTAAAGAGGTCATTATTGCAGGCTATGAGTAGGGCTTCGGATGAAGGTTTGATATTCATCGAAGGAACTGGACCAACATATGCTACACACACTGTAATGCTCTATGCCTCTGTACTATTTTTCCTAATCCCTTCAGAGTCAGTCTTTTGTGCACTTCCCTGTTTCATGAATGCACTGCAGAATTGCATTATAAACCTTCTATTTCCAGTTCTCTTATAACAATGGTTTGGCTAATTGATGCGTGATTCATTCTTATTAAATTAAGGAAAATTTGGTCTTGCCtctggttcatattaattgactcaagtttgtcttgatatagatgtatctagacaacgAACGCGTCTTGGTACAtttatatctagacaaagttgagtcaattaatttggatcggagggagtatttatttgGTGACCTGGTGATTAGTTCAGGTCTTGAGGATATTCGTGCTTCTGATGTAAGAAAAAGCTAAATTTGCTTGTTGTCCCTAAGAGTGATGCCTAGCAGCTGAGACACCTTTCATTGCCTCTTGAAAGAAACTGTAGGATTTAGGATGAACATAGTTCAACCGCTATACATATATTGCCATATTATATATTACAATGAACGGAGTTGAGTTTATGCAATGGAGCCTGGTTTTTGCCCCCTGTTTTTGTAAACAAAATGGATCAGATAATAAAGTTATGATGGGTGATATTGTTGAGTGCAATCTTAATAAGAAAAAAACTTCTTATGATAGGATTGTTTGAACTACTACTCAAGGCTAGTTCATACTTTTATTTGACTGGGGCGtagttcatacttttgtttgaCCCGGAGGATGGTTCGTACTTTACTTTAACTATTGTTGTGTACAATTATAATCATCAAAATTCAGATACTCCCGTTCTTTCTCAAAATAATTTTGTTCTATTTTTGTAGACTTTCCAAGAATCACTTCTTTCAGCTGGTGCTGGAATTACATTGGTTGATTCAGTGGTAACTAATTTTCTTCCAATTGATTTCCTTGGTGGTTTTGGCATGTTTGTTATTTCACGATTTAGTAAATTTTCCTTTGCAGTGCTCGTTTCCCGAGAATGTTGTATGTTTTGCTAGGTTGCAGCATCAAAGCTGGGCCCAAGTCCACCCCTTGGATTTGCACTAGTAAGGCCACCAGGACATCATGCTGTTCCTGAAGGTCCCATGGGCTTTTGTGTCTTTGGGAACATTGCGGTTGCTGCAAGGTATGCTCAGCATCAACATGGATTAAAGCGAGTAATGATTATAGATTTTGACGTTCACCATGGCAATGGTACGTGTGATGCCTTTTATGACGATCCAGACATTTTCTTCCTCTCAACGCATCAGGTCTATAATACTATCATCTTACGTACTTGTTGCTAAATTTATCCTACCATATAATCATCTAAATTTGGTGTGTGCAGCTAGGAAGCTACCCCGGTACTGGCAAGATGAACCTAATTGGTCAGGGCAGTGGTGAAGGGACAACACTGAACCTGCCACTTCCCGGTGGTTCAGGTGATTATTCGATGAGGTGTGCGTTTGATGAGGTCATTGCTCCATCAGCGCAGCGGTTCAAGCCCGATATCATCCTCGTTTCAGCTGGGTGAGTTCACAAACCTCATTACTCATAGAACTGAAACATGCCGAAAAGGAAAAGTTAATATTCTTCAGAGTTCTGCAAATAACTGGTAGCTTATCAATCTGAATATGCATTATCTACATTGAAGTTCAACAAATACACAAAGTTCATCCATCCCTTTTTCAGCTACGATGCACATGTGCTGGACCCTCTAGCTGGGCTGCAATTCACAACGGGCACTTTCTACATGCTGGCATCTAGCATCAAGGAGCTGGCCAGGGAGCTCTGCGGTGGCCGTTGTGTCTTCTTCCTGGAAGGCGGGTACAACCTGCAGTCTCTCTCGAGCTCTGTCGCCGACACCTTCCGAGCGTTTCTCGATGAGCCCAGCCTCGCCGCACAATTCGACGACCCAGCAGTACTGTATGAGGAGCCAACGCGGAGGATCAAGGAGGCGATCGAGAAAGTCAGGCATCTCCATTCGCTCTAGAGTACGGGTCGGAGATCGGGGGATGAGCTGAAGAAGTGAAGAGTGAAGACGCCACGGCTTGCTGCTTACTTACTGCGTCTCCTGGTGTAGTGTGATATATATTTGGAAGATCTGCTTTCTGGTCATTTGGACTTGGATTTTTTTTAGATCACAGGTTTAAATAAATTTCAGTCATTTAGATTTGGGCTAATTGTTGTGGAATGCATGTTTTGAACTGATCATACATACACAGAAGACATAACTCTGCATTCTAGGCATACATCTGTATGTATTTCTGCGGATCCTAGATAGAGTTGTGTGTGTAAAGTGTGCATATGTGTGTAATAATTAATTTT includes:
- the LOC124690202 gene encoding histone deacetylase 10, chloroplastic-like encodes the protein KLVVLRLPWLAQGRIRGGRASRHVVERLRIPPVPILGGRMVPFLRHYRVFGTHRPLVQTAGRNQNLSGGWSVPCAPNGSGTSVSDGNGARKDSALPDSLLRDARVLYCASPAMGHNKESHPESNKRVPAIVDALEKLELTPKHRGSQVLEIQNFYPASLDDVARVHSRTYITGLEKAMSRASDEGLIFIEGTGPTYATHTTFQESLLSAGAGITLVDSVVAASKLGPSPPLGFALVRPPGHHAVPEGPMGFCVFGNIAVAARYAQHQHGLKRVMIIDFDVHHGNGTCDAFYDDPDIFFLSTHQLGSYPGTGKMNLIGQGSGEGTTLNLPLPGGSGDYSMRCAFDEVIAPSAQRFKPDIILVSAGYDAHVLDPLAGLQFTTGTFYMLASSIKELARELCGGRCVFFLEGGYNLQSLSSSVADTFRAFLDEPSLAAQFDDPAVLYEEPTRRIKEAIEKVRHLHSL
- the LOC124692433 gene encoding heat stress transcription factor A-5-like; protein product: MEASGGASGGGGGGGGGPAPFLLKTYEMVDDPSTDVVVSWSDTSDASFVVWNSPEFAARLLPTYFKHSNFSSFIRQLNTYGFRKVDPERWEFANEYFVKGQKHLLKNIYRRKPIHSHSHQPGALPDNERAFFEDEIDRLAREKANLQAELWKFKQQQSGTMFQIEDLEQRVLDMEQRQGKMIAFLQQASKNPLFVQKLVKMAEASSIFSYAFHKKRRLSGLDHATGATEATSFYDDHSTTSKQEMGNLLNQHFSDKLKLGLCPTMTENNLITLSAQSSHEDNGSPHGKHSGCNRMGTEDLPLVPQTMELSDTGTSICPTKDACFTPAVNDEGLFPCHLSLTLASCSMGVDRSQVPNADVSTADEGSENPLEATKDGNQNSSADVGTADPTTPRGDAQVATELAPAAPPVVVNDKFWEQFLTERPGCCETEDASSGLRSDPPMDKGQTEGNWKDGREDLEQLKL